A single genomic interval of Zingiber officinale cultivar Zhangliang chromosome 4A, Zo_v1.1, whole genome shotgun sequence harbors:
- the LOC121969431 gene encoding IQ domain-containing protein IQM6-like, with product MGVTFSFPIACYAAINGGLEAILSLGLGSSIHGKLLFQGSMSLDGREMDPPPEPDKSIKPHDPEIKRPGHLRKRSLDSILVQHGSPKHEAAVKLQKVYKSFRTRRQLADCAVLVEQRWWKLLDFALLRRSSVSFFDIEKQESAVSRWSRAKSRAAKVGKGLSKDERAQKLALQHWLEAIDPRHRYGHNLQFYYDRWLQCESMQPFFYWLDVGEGKEVNLEQHCTRSKLQQQCIKYLGPKEREAYEVIIDDDDGKFLYRQSRQVLDTSDGPKGAKWIFVLSTSKKLYVAEKKKGTFQHSSFLAGGATSAAGQLVVEDGILKAVWPHSGHYRPTEKNFQEFMRFLEENNVDLTDVKRSPTEEDGEHNRSEIGVDSPQLASFKQLNIDCSARTCIPSELILRRINSKKVIKSYQLGKKLSCKWTTGAGPRIGCVRDYPSELQFQALEEVNISPRSPRNSRFRSPGLAICQVPKSNCLRKDETSSQKEF from the exons ATGGGCGTGACGTTCTCCTTCCCCATTGCTTGCTACGCAGCCATCAATGGTGGTTTGGAAGCTATCCTCAGTTTAGGCTTGGGGTCTTCTATTCATGGCAAGTTACTATTCCAAGGATCAATGAGCCTCGATGGACGAGAGATGGATCCTCCCCCTGAGCCAGACAAATCCATAAAGCCTCATGATCCCGAAATCAAAAGGCCTGGCCATTTGAGGAAGAGGTCTCTGGACTCCATCTTGGTCCAACACGGCAGCCCCAAGCATGAGGCTGCTGTGAAGCTACAGAAGGTCTACAAGAGCTTTAGGACGAGGCGACAGCTCGCAGACTGCGCCGTCCTCGTCGAGCAGCGCTG GTGGAAGTTGCTAGATTTTGCACTGCTCAGGCGGAGTTCGGTGTCGTTTTTCGACATCGAGAAGCAAGAGTCCGCGGTTTCACGATGGTCCCGGGCGAAATCCAGAGCTGCCAAGGTAGGGAAAGGTTTGTCAAAGGATGAGAGAGCTCAGAAACTTGCTCTGCAGCATTGGCTCGAGGCA ATCGATCCGCGACACCGTTACGGTCACAATCTCCAATTCTACTATGATCGTTGGCTGCAGTGCGAGAGCATGCAGCCCTTCTTCTACTG GCTTGATGTCGGAGAAGGAAAGGAGGTCAACCTCGAACAGCATTGCACGCGATCGAAGCTTCAACAACAATGCATCAAGTATCTCGGCCCT AAGGAAAGGGAAGCCTATGAAGTTATTATCGACGACGACGATGGAAAATTCTTATACAGACAGAGTAGGCAAGTGTTAGACACGAGTGATGGTCCAAAAGGTGCTAAGTGGATTTTCGTATTGAGCACATCGAAGAAATTATATGTTGCTGAG AAGAAGAAAGGAACGTTTCAGCATTCTAGTTTTCTGGCCGGCGGAGCCACTTCGGCCGCCGGCCAATTGGTAGTAGAAGATGGAATCCTGAAG GCTGTGTGGCCTCATAGTGGCCATTACCGCCCGACGGAGAAGAACTTCCAGGAGTTCATGAGGTTCCTTGAAGAAAACAATGTGGATCTTACTGATGTGAAG AGAAGTCCAACTGAGGAGGATGGTGAGCACAACCGATCGGAAATTGGAGTCGATTCACCTCAATTAGCTTCGTTTAAGCAATTAAACATCGATTGCTCAGCACGAACCTGCATACCATCGGAGCTGATTCTTCGAAGGATAAATTCGAAAAAGGTAATTAAATCGTATCAGTTGGGGAAGAAGCTCTCCTGCAAGTGGACAACCGGCGCAGGGCCGCGGATCGGCTGCGTGCGGGATTATCCGTCGGAGCTTCAATTTCAAGCCTTGGAGGAAGTAAATATATCGCCGAGAAGCCCCAGAAACTCGAGATTTCGTTCGCCGGGCCTTGCCATTTGCCAAGTGCCCAAGTCTAACTGTCTAAGGAAGGATGAAACATCCTCGCAGAAGGAATTCTAG
- the LOC121969432 gene encoding vacuolar cation/proton exchanger 3-like isoform X2, translating to MAALEAGNYLKLSGGGGGGGRGKEKEIKEVHGRTAHNMSSSSLRKKSDLTLLSKVRCGLLRDLLANLQEIFLGTKLFVLFLAIPLAIVANYCHFGREWMFALSLLGLIPLAERVSFLTEQIAFYTGPTVGGLLNATCGNVTELIIAIFALQQGKIEVLKYSLLGSILSNLLLVLGSSLFSGGLANLHSDQLFDRKQADVNTALLLLGALCHILQLLFRYAPKSGGHTTALALAMSRACSIIMLLGYVAYLFFQLKTHSQFFETQQEEDDDNDDAVTEDKPVIGFASAMTWLVGMAIAITLLSEFVVDTIEVASDSWGLSVSFISIILLPIVGNAAEHAGAIIFAFKNKLDITLGVSLGSATQISMFVVPLTIVVAWIMGIEMDLDLDLLGTGSLLMAILVVAFTLQDGSSHYLKGLAPLLCYLAIGACFFVLKSPANE from the exons ATGGCGGCACTGGAAGCTGGGAATTATCTTAAAttgagcggcggcggcggcggcggcggccgggGTAAGGAGAAAGAGATCAAGGAGGTGCACGGCCGCACGGCACACAACATGTCGTCGTCGTCGCTGCGGAAGAAGTCGGACCTGACGCTGCTGTCCAAGGTGCGCTGCGGGCTGCTCAGGGACCTGCTCGCCAACTTACAGGAGATCTTCCTCGGCACCAAGCTCTTCGTCCTCTTCCTCGCCATCCCCCTCGCCATCGTCGCCAACTACTGCCATTTCGGACGT gAATGGATGTTCGCTTTGAGCTTGCTTGGTCTCATCCCACTTGCCGAGCGTGTCAGCTTCCTCACAGA GCAGATTGCATTTTATACTGGTCCTACTG TGGGTGGACTGTTGAATGCAACATGTGGAAATGTCACGGAGCTGATCATTGCAATCTTTGCTTTGCAACAAGGGAAGATTGAAGTCCTGAAATATTCCTTGCTTGGATCAATCCTGTCCAATCTTTTACTTGTACTTGGGTCCTCTCTCTTCTCTGGTGGCTTGGCCAATCTACACTCGGACCAACTGTTTGATCGA AAGCAAGCTGATGTGAACACTGCTCTTCTTCTCTTGGGTGCACTTTGCCACATCCTGCAGTTGTTGTTCCGATATGCGCCCAAGTCAGGAGGGCACACCACAGCTCTTGCACTGGCTATGTCGAGAGCTTGCAGCATCATCATGCTCCTTGGCTACGTTGCTTACCTCTTCTTCCAGCTCAAGACCCACAGCCAATTCTTTGAAACACAACAG GAGGAGGACGATGACAATGACGATGCGGTAACTGAAGATAAACCAGTGATTGGATTTGCAAGCGCAATGACATGGTTGGTGGGAATGGCCATTGCGATCACCCTGCTGTCTGAGTTTGTTGTTGACACTATTgag GTTGCTTCAGATTCATGGGGTCTATCTGTGAGCTTCATTAGCATCATCTTGCTCCCAATTGTTGGAAATGCAGCAGAACATGCTGGTGCCATCATTTTTGCTTTCAAGAACAAGCTG GATATTACCCTTGGTGTTTCCCTTGGTTCAGCAACTCAGATATCCATGTTTGTG GTTCCTCTAACTATTGTTGTGGCCTGGATAATGGGAATCGAGATGGATCTTGATCTTGATCTGTTAGGAACTGGTTCATTGCTCATGGCAATTCTAGTTGTAGCCTTCACTTTACAG GATGGAAGTTCACACTACTTGAAGGGACTTGCTCCACTGCTATGCTACCTGGCAATTGGTGCATGcttctttgttttaaaatcacCAGCAAATGAGTAA
- the LOC121969432 gene encoding vacuolar cation/proton exchanger 3-like isoform X1: MAALEAGNYLKLSGGGGGGGRGKEKEIKEVHGRTAHNMSSSSLRKKSDLTLLSKVRCGLLRDLLANLQEIFLGTKLFVLFLAIPLAIVANYCHFGREWMFALSLLGLIPLAERVSFLTEQIAFYTGPTVGGLLNATCGNVTELIIAIFALQQGKIEVLKYSLLGSILSNLLLVLGSSLFSGGLANLHSDQLFDRKQADVNTALLLLGALCHILQLLFRYAPKSGGHTTALALAMSRACSIIMLLGYVAYLFFQLKTHSQFFETQQEEDDDNDDAVTEDKPVIGFASAMTWLVGMAIAITLLSEFVVDTIEVASDSWGLSVSFISIILLPIVGNAAEHAGAIIFAFKNKLDITLGVSLGSATQISMFVVPLTIVVAWIMGIEMDLDLDLLGTGSLLMAILVVAFTLQGTFTGWKFTLLEGTCSTAMLPGNWCMLLCFKITSK; encoded by the exons ATGGCGGCACTGGAAGCTGGGAATTATCTTAAAttgagcggcggcggcggcggcggcggccgggGTAAGGAGAAAGAGATCAAGGAGGTGCACGGCCGCACGGCACACAACATGTCGTCGTCGTCGCTGCGGAAGAAGTCGGACCTGACGCTGCTGTCCAAGGTGCGCTGCGGGCTGCTCAGGGACCTGCTCGCCAACTTACAGGAGATCTTCCTCGGCACCAAGCTCTTCGTCCTCTTCCTCGCCATCCCCCTCGCCATCGTCGCCAACTACTGCCATTTCGGACGT gAATGGATGTTCGCTTTGAGCTTGCTTGGTCTCATCCCACTTGCCGAGCGTGTCAGCTTCCTCACAGA GCAGATTGCATTTTATACTGGTCCTACTG TGGGTGGACTGTTGAATGCAACATGTGGAAATGTCACGGAGCTGATCATTGCAATCTTTGCTTTGCAACAAGGGAAGATTGAAGTCCTGAAATATTCCTTGCTTGGATCAATCCTGTCCAATCTTTTACTTGTACTTGGGTCCTCTCTCTTCTCTGGTGGCTTGGCCAATCTACACTCGGACCAACTGTTTGATCGA AAGCAAGCTGATGTGAACACTGCTCTTCTTCTCTTGGGTGCACTTTGCCACATCCTGCAGTTGTTGTTCCGATATGCGCCCAAGTCAGGAGGGCACACCACAGCTCTTGCACTGGCTATGTCGAGAGCTTGCAGCATCATCATGCTCCTTGGCTACGTTGCTTACCTCTTCTTCCAGCTCAAGACCCACAGCCAATTCTTTGAAACACAACAG GAGGAGGACGATGACAATGACGATGCGGTAACTGAAGATAAACCAGTGATTGGATTTGCAAGCGCAATGACATGGTTGGTGGGAATGGCCATTGCGATCACCCTGCTGTCTGAGTTTGTTGTTGACACTATTgag GTTGCTTCAGATTCATGGGGTCTATCTGTGAGCTTCATTAGCATCATCTTGCTCCCAATTGTTGGAAATGCAGCAGAACATGCTGGTGCCATCATTTTTGCTTTCAAGAACAAGCTG GATATTACCCTTGGTGTTTCCCTTGGTTCAGCAACTCAGATATCCATGTTTGTG GTTCCTCTAACTATTGTTGTGGCCTGGATAATGGGAATCGAGATGGATCTTGATCTTGATCTGTTAGGAACTGGTTCATTGCTCATGGCAATTCTAGTTGTAGCCTTCACTTTACAG GGCACTTTTACAGGATGGAAGTTCACACTACTTGAAGGGACTTGCTCCACTGCTATGCTACCTGGCAATTGGTGCATGcttctttgttttaaaatcacCAGCAAATGA
- the LOC121969433 gene encoding beta-galactosidase 5-like, whose amino-acid sequence MAVQSSPHFLSPLPFSLLLLFLLPAAQCGVTYDRKAIVINGQRRILISGSIHYPRSTPEMWEGLVQKAKDGGLDVIQTYVFWNGHEPSPGSYNFEGRYDLVRFIKTVQKVGLHVHLRIGPYVCAEWNFGGFPVWLKYVPGISFRTDNEPFKMAMQGFTQKIVDMMKSESLFASQGGPIILSQIENEYGPESKAFGAAGHAYMNWAAQMAVGLGTGVPWVMCKEEDAPESVINTCNGFYCHSFTPNKPYKPTMWTEAWSGWFTEFGDTIRQRPVQDLAFAVARFIQKGGSFINYYMYHGGTNFGHTAGGPFITTSYDYDAPIDEYGLVREPKYGHLKELHRAIKLCEQALISADPTVTSLGNLQEAHVFSPQSGGCAAFLANYDTNSFARVMFNNMHYSLPPWSISILPDCRNVVFNTAKIGVQTSQMQMYPINAQSLVWETYDDEVASQGENSLITSTGLLEQINVTRDTSDYLWYITSVDVNPAEEFLQRGRRPVLTVHSAGHALHVFINGELSGSAYGTRKDRKIKFSGNVNLRAGTNKIALLSVAVGLPNAGPHYELWSTGVLGPVVLHGFDGGSKDLTWQQWSYQVGLKGEAMNLHSLEGTFSVEWMQSSLAVQNQQPLTWYRAYIDAPDGDEPLALDMGSMGKGEAWINGQSIGRYWTASAPNEHCSSCSYTGTYRSPKCQSNCGQPTQRWYHVPRSWLQPSRNLLVVFEELGGDATKISLAKRSISSVCADVSEWHPMIKNWEIESYGRPEEHHKPKVHLQCTPGQVISAIKFASYGTPVGTCGNFQQGACHSSNSYSILEKKCIGQQRCMVAISATNFGGDPCLHVMKRVAVEAICSAVAQPMH is encoded by the exons ATGGCAGTCCAGAGCTCACCACATTTCCTCTCCCCACTCCCCTTTTCCCTCCTCCTGCTTTTCCTCCTCCCCGCGGCGCAATGTGGTGTGACCTATGACAGGAAGGCCATCGTCATCAATGGACAGCGGAGGATCCTCATCTCAGGCTCCATTCACTACCCCAGAAGCACCCCAGAA ATGTGGGAAGGACTTGTACAAAAAGCTAAAGATGGAGGATTGGATGTTATACAGACTTATGTCTTCTGGAACGGCCATGAACCTTCACCTGGCAGT TATAATTTCGAGGGAAGGTATGACTTGGTTAGGTTTATCAAGACAGTCCAGAAGGTGGGGCTGCATGTTCACCTCCGAATTGGACCGTATGTTTGTGCAGAGTGGAATTTTGG AGGATTTCCAGTTTGGTTGAAATATGTGCCCGGAATCAGCTTCAGAACAGATAATGAGCCTTTCAAG ATGGCTATGCAAGGTTTCACCCAGAAAATTGTTGATATGATGAAGAGTGAATCACTTTTTGCTTCTCAGGGTGGGCCGATCATCCTTTCACAG ATTGAAAACGAGTATGGGCCTGAAAGTAAGGCATTTGGCGCCGCTGGTCATGCATACATGAACTGGGCTGCACAAATGGCTGTCGGGTTGGGCACTGGTGTACCATGGGTGATGTGTAAGGAGGAGGATGCTCCTGAATCAGTG ATAAATACATGCAATGGCTTCTATTGTCATAGTTTTACTCCAAATAAGCCTTATAAGCCTACCATGTGGACAGAAGCTTGGAGTGGTTG GTTTACAGAATTCGGAGACACTATCCGTCAACGACCAGTTCAAGATCTTGCATTTGCTGTGGCACGTTTTATACAAAAGGGCGGCTCATTTATAAACTATTACATG TACCATGGAGGAACTAATTTCGGGCATACAGCTGGAGGACCCTTCATCACAACCAGTTATGACTATGATGCACCGATTGACGAATATG GATTAGTCCGAGAACCAAAGTACGGGCACTTGAAAGAGCTTCACAGGGCCATTAAGTTGTGTGAGCAAGCTCTTATTTCTGCCGATCCTACTGTTACTTCTTTGGGAAACCTCCAAGAG GCTCATGTTTTCAGCCCCCAATCTGGAGGATGTGCAGCTTTCCTTGCTAATTATGATACAAATTCCTTTGCAAGAGTAATGTTCAACAACATGCACTACAGCCTCCCACCATGGTCAATCAGCATCTTACCGGACTGCAGAAATGTAGTTTTCAACACTGCAAAG ATCGGAGTGCAAACATCTCAGATGCAAATGTACCCAATTAATGCTCAGTCACTTGTGTGGGAGACCTATGATGATGAGGTAGCTTCACAGGGAGAAAACTCACTAATTACCTCGACTGGGCTGTTAGAACAGATAAATGTCACAAGGGATACAAGTGACTACTTGTGGTACATCACTAG TGTTGATGTCAATCCTGCTGAAGAATTCTTACAACGAGGTCGGCGTCCTGTTCTCACCGTCCATTCTGCTGGTCATGCTCTTCATGTCTTTATTAATGGAGAGCTCTCAG GTTCTGCTTATGGGACCAGGAAGGATAGGAAGATCAAATTTTCTGGTAATGTCAATCTTCGCGCTGGAACTAATAAAATTGCACTGTTAAGTGTGGCTGTTGGGCTACCA AACGCAGGCCCACATTACGAGTTGTGGAGTACTGGAGTTCTAGGTCCTGTTGTGTTACATGGTTTTGATGGGGGCAGCAAGGACCTAACATGGCAGCAATGGTCATATCAG GTTGGTCTTAAAGGAGAAGCCATGAATTTGCATTCCTTGGAGGGTACTTTCTCTGTTGAGTGGATGCAATCCTCATTAGCAGTTCAAAATCAGCAGCCTTTAACATGGTACCGG GCGTATATTGATGCTCCTGATGGGGATGAGCCATTAGCTTTGGATATGGGAAGTATGGGAAAGGGCGAGGCTTGGATAAATGGGCAAAGTATTGGAAGATACTGGACTGCATCTGCTCCTAATGAACATTGCAGTTCATGCAGTTATACAGGGACATATCGATCGCCAAAGTGTCAAAGCAATTGTGGCCAACCAACCCAAAGATG GTACCATGTGCCAAGATCCTGGTTACAGCCATCGAGAAATCTACTAGTAGTATTTGAAGAGCTTGGAGGTGATGCGACAAAAATCTCTCTAGCTAAGAGATCCATCTCCAGTGTGTGTGCTGATGTATCTGAATGGCACCCCATGATAAAAAATTGGGAGATAGAGAGTTATGGTCGGCCTGAAGAACACCACAAGCCAAAGGTCCACCTCCAATGCACTCCGGGACAAGTTATATCAGCCATCAAATTTGCTAGCTATGGAACACCCGTCGGAACATGTGGAAATTTCCAACAGGGAGCATGCCATTCATCAAATTCCTACAGTATTTTGGAAAAG AAGTGCATTGGACAGCAGAGGTGTATGGTTGCCATCTCCGCCACCAATTTTGGTGGGGATCCATGCCTACATGTCATGAAAAGAGTCGCGGTAGAAGCCATATGCTCTGCAGTTGCTCAACCAATGCATTGA
- the LOC121969434 gene encoding BEL1-like homeodomain protein 7, with amino-acid sequence MPTFYSDSDDQNGTASNHCPNAPGNAPYTDSSLPGTMAYLSFPYSSVTNALTGITQTPQNHLEFPVASAIFSQSVTGGNSDILTSRLGDHGYNYWKDERNEMLFMQPIDGSINGSNNLLSADDPQMSLRAQLGIINGQSLSLQQSSVPMMQNQGLSLSLSTQMPVPSIQYQTACSDLSFIGTHQSASGDVGPLREETFEDKNMHSNVLSFGHSNITTLIPNSKYLKAAHELLNEVVNVEKALKKKTDKFQGIHISIATTDKDGSGISKTEAKTSNPKETAGCSGELSPSEKQDLQCKVTKLLEMLDEVDRRYKHYYHQMQIIVSYFDTIAGCGTAKPYTSLALQTISCHFRCLRDAISGQIQVARKSLGEPDNSSSMSGGLSRLRHIDQQLRQQRAMQQFGVMQPNAWRPQRGLPESSVSILRAWLFEHFLHPYPKDSEKLMLARQTGLSRSQVANWFINARVRLWKPMIEDMHKEEFGDIEIDSNSSSENPTKAKEDIQSSGDHEEPKNANVNRCQTSQIGDSKPCLIPVTETATAFQNESTTQVSNMNIKNSEQRSIGGDSSFLQDATANADQSGRFFTYQMGELGQYGNSGVSLTLGLQQCDVGLPISDNHQSFLALRGNDVYGTALHLG; translated from the exons ATGCCTACTTTctattcagactctgatgatcaaAATGGAACTGCTTCAAATCATTGCCCAAATGCACCAGGGAATGCTCCGTATACTGACTCATCACTTCCTGGCACCATGGCATACCTTAGCTTCCCGTATTCTTCGGTTACAAATGCATTAACCGGCATTACCCAAACCCCACAAAATCATCTCGAGTTTCCTGTTGCCTCCGCCATCTTTTCTCAAAGTGTTACTGGGGGAAATTCTGATATTCTCACATCCCGTCTTGGCGATCATGGTTATAATTATTGGAAAGATGAAAGAAATGAGATGTTATTTATGCAGCCAATTGATGGTTCGATCAATGGTTCCAACAATCTACTTAGTGCTGATGATCCTCAGATGAGTCTGCGGGCACAATTGGGCATCATAAATGGACAGAGCTTATCTTTGCAGCAGTCAAGTGTACCCATGATGCAAAATCAAGGATTGTCTCTCAGCCTTAGCACCCAAATGCCAGTTCCTTCAATTCAGTACCAAACTGCTTGTTCAGATCTCTCTTTTATTGGCACTCATCAGTCAGCTTCGGGAGATGTTGGTCCTTTAAGGGAGGAAACCTTTGAAGACAAaaatatgcatagtaatgtcttGTCATTTGGGCATTCAAATATCACAACCTTGATCCCAAATTCAAAGTATCTCAAGGCAGCACATGAATTACTAAATGAAGTTGTTAATGTGGAGAAGGCTTTGAAGAAAAAAACAGATAAATTCCAAGGTATCCATATTTCAATTGCCACCACAGATAAGGATGGTAGCGGGATATCGAAGACTGAAGCAAAGACTTCAAACCCAAAAGAGACTGCTGGTTGTTCTGGTGAGCTGTCGCCTTCTGAAAAGCAGGACCTTCAGTGCAAAGTCACAAAGCTATTGGAGATGTTGGATGAG GTTGATAGACGGTATAAACATTATTACCATCAGATGCAGATAATAGTATCATATTTTGACACAATAGCAGGTTGTGGGACGGCCAAACCATACACTTCACTTGCCCTTCAAACAATATCTTGTCATTTTCGCTGCTTGAGAGATGCCATCAGTGGCCAAATTCAAGTTGCAAGAAAAAGCCTTGGCGAACCAGATAACTCAAGTAGCATGAGTGGTGGTTTATCTCGCCTTCGACACATAGATCAGCAGTTAAGGCAACAGAGAGCCATGCAGCAATTTGGAGTGATGCAACCCAATGCCTGGAGGCCACAGAGGGGTTTGCCTGAGTCATCTGTCTCAATTCTTCGTGCTTGGTTGTTTGAGCACTTCCTTCATCC TTACCCAAAGGATTCTGAGAAGCTAATGCTTGCGCGGCAGACAGGTTTGTCCAGAAGTCAG GTTGCAAACTGGTTCATAAATGCTCGTGTTCGCCTTTGGAAGCCTATGATTGAAGACATGCACAAAGAAGAGTTTGGTGACATTGAGATCGACTCAAACTCTTCTTCAGAAAATCCAACAAAAGCAAAGGAGGACATTCAATCCTCTGGGGACCATGAAGAGCCAAAAAATGCAAATGTTAATAGATGCCAAACAAGCCAGATAGGTGATTCAAAGCCCTGTCTCATTCCAGTGACCGAGACAGCTACTGCTTTTCAGAATGAATCAACTACACAAGTCTCTAACATGAATATAAAGAACAGTGAACAAAGGTCCATTGGAGGAGATTCCAGCTTTTTACAAGATGCTACTGCCAACGCAGATCAAAGCGGGAGGTTTTTCACGTATCAGATGGGCGAGTTAGGTCAGTATGGAAACAGTGGGGTGTCACTTACACTCGGGCTGCAGCAGTGCGATGTAGGCCTTCCTATATCAGACAATCATCAGAGCTTTCTCGCATTGAGAGGGAACGATGTTTATGGCACTGCCCTCCACCTCGGTTAG